In Tenebrio molitor chromosome 8, icTenMoli1.1, whole genome shotgun sequence, a genomic segment contains:
- the LOC138137010 gene encoding uncharacterized protein: MSRMLKDFEAKKQFRHPEGSNDFVTFSKGKRAARIVTELGSSEAIITQDINKGHLKRTIGEVVLSYEELYTLLTRIEAVLNSRPLCPLSNDPNDLNPITPGHFLIGEPLTSISERDLTTTRINRLTQWQRVEQMRQHFWHRWQREYLVQNINRSKQLRGSGSRPSTPALEVGSMVILVEDNTPPLQWKLGRIVELHPGSDGVVRVVSVKTVNGIFKRATRKVCVLPANE, from the exons ATGTCGAGGATGTTAAAGGATTTCGAGGCCAAG AAACAGTTTCGACACCCAGAGGGCAGCAACGATTTCGTCACCTTCAGCAAGGGCAAAAGGGCAGCACGAATAGTCACCGAATTGGGTAGCAGCGAAGCGATCATCACTCAAGACATCAACAAAG GTCATTTAAAGAGAACAATTGGAGAAGTCGTGCTTTCCTACGAAGAATTGTATACCCTGTTAACAAGAATTGAAGCAGTCCTAAACTCCAGACCTTTGTGTCCCTTGAGTAACGATCCTAATGACCTTAATCCCATAACCCCTGGTCACTTCCTCATCGGAGAGCCATTAACTTCTATAAGCGAAAGAGATCTTACGACGACGAGGATCAACCGATTGACGCAATGGCAAAGAGTGGAACAGATGAGGCAGCACTTTTGGCACCGCTGGCAAAGGGAGTACCTTGTTCAAAACATCAATCGTTCCAAGCAGCTCCGTGGTTCCGGTTCCAGACCGTCTACCCCCGCCTTGGAAGTTGGTTCCATGGTGATTCTAGTTGAGGACAACACGCCGCCACTACAATGGAAATTGGGACGCATCGTAGAACTTCATCCCGGAAGTGACGGTGTTGTGCGCGTAGTGTCCGTAAAGACTGTCAATGGCATCTTCAAAAGAGCCACGCGAAAGGTGTGCGTTCTGCCAGCGAATGAATAG